In a single window of the Campylobacter fetus subsp. testudinum 03-427 genome:
- a CDS encoding major facilitator superfamily transporter (Pfam match to PF07690.12 MFS_1) — translation MNKVELLVMYFCTGLTLCVLYATQPIGPVFEKELSITRTQATLFTTSMMAPLAFASIFYGYLLEKIEIKKLLVVAFLLLGVSEITFSFTSSYFWLLNIRGFQGLIVPVVLTGIMSYISQISTKENVASAIGAYVGVTIIGGFLGRFLSGLFTDIFGWRVFFLLVGVLLLTAAFLVFKFSSNISASFIKPKLKDIAHILKIKHNLYIYLMIFGIFFSFQAILNFIPFELANLGNEYSGSKTGMMYFGYIIGVLIAFNSKKIIAILKTPLNAMIIGIIIFLVALQIFRFESFLVMFCAMLVFCLGNFIIHSIASGFINKLADSHKGISNGLYVSFYYAGGALGSFTPSFIYMAHGWGAFLSLISVISAVSLMFIFALRHEKY, via the coding sequence ATGAATAAAGTAGAACTGCTAGTTATGTACTTTTGCACTGGACTTACACTTTGCGTTTTATACGCAACTCAGCCTATAGGTCCGGTGTTTGAAAAAGAACTAAGCATTACAAGAACACAAGCTACTTTATTTACTACTTCTATGATGGCGCCACTAGCGTTTGCTAGTATATTTTATGGATATTTACTAGAAAAAATAGAGATAAAAAAACTGCTTGTAGTTGCGTTTTTGCTACTTGGAGTAAGTGAGATAACATTTAGTTTTACAAGCTCGTATTTTTGGCTTTTAAATATCCGTGGATTTCAAGGGCTCATAGTGCCTGTAGTTTTAACAGGAATTATGAGCTACATATCTCAAATTTCTACTAAAGAAAATGTCGCAAGTGCCATAGGAGCATATGTCGGAGTCACTATAATAGGCGGATTTTTAGGTAGATTTTTAAGCGGATTATTTACTGATATTTTTGGATGGAGAGTTTTCTTTTTATTGGTTGGGGTATTGCTTTTAACAGCTGCTTTTTTGGTTTTTAAATTTAGTAGCAACATAAGTGCTAGCTTCATAAAGCCAAAACTCAAAGATATAGCTCATATTTTAAAAATCAAACACAATTTATATATTTATCTTATGATATTTGGTATATTTTTCTCATTTCAAGCTATACTGAATTTTATACCATTTGAGCTTGCAAATTTAGGAAATGAGTATAGCGGCAGTAAAACAGGCATGATGTATTTTGGATATATAATAGGTGTATTAATAGCATTTAACTCTAAAAAAATAATTGCCATATTAAAAACTCCTTTAAATGCGATGATAATCGGTATAATCATATTTCTAGTAGCACTTCAGATATTTAGATTTGAAAGCTTTTTAGTAATGTTTTGTGCTATGTTAGTTTTTTGTCTTGGAAATTTTATCATTCACTCCATAGCAAGTGGATTTATAAATAAATTAGCAGATTCACACAAAGGTATCTCAAATGGTTTGTACGTAAGTTTTTATTACGCAGGTGGTGCGCTTGGAAGTTTCACACCTAGTTTTATATATATGGCGCATGGCTGGGGAGCTTTTTTAAGCCTTATCAGCGTTATTAGCGCTGTATCATTAATGTTTATATTTGCTTTAAGACATGAAAAGTATTAG
- a CDS encoding putative nucleotide phosphoribosyltransferase (Pfam match to PF00156.23 Pribosyltran), producing MIFYDYESFAKDIKIMAKNIKNEFDPDAILGIARGGLTLAHSLSVALNNRNCFSLNSVHYEDTKKLDTINIFNIPNLSKFKKILIADDIIDSGESMIAIKKELLKQYPNLEIKVATIYYKTKALLLPEYSVKEAYDWVEFFWDIKLD from the coding sequence ATGATATTTTACGACTATGAATCATTCGCAAAAGATATAAAAATAATGGCAAAAAATATAAAAAACGAATTTGATCCAGACGCAATTTTAGGCATAGCTAGAGGCGGTTTAACTCTTGCTCACTCTCTTAGCGTTGCATTAAATAACAGAAATTGTTTTAGCTTAAACTCGGTTCATTATGAAGACACGAAAAAACTTGATACTATAAATATTTTCAATATCCCAAACCTTAGCAAATTTAAAAAAATTCTGATAGCAGATGATATCATAGATAGTGGTGAAAGTATGATCGCTATCAAAAAAGAGCTTTTAAAACAATATCCAAATTTAGAGATAAAAGTAGCAACTATCTACTACAAAACAAAAGCTCTTTTGTTACCTGAATACAGCGTAAAAGAGGCGTATGATTGGGTAGAGTTTTTCTGGGATATAAAGCTGGATTAA
- a CDS encoding xanthine/uracil/vitamin C permease (Pfam match to PF00860.16 Xan_ur_permease): protein MDYFKLKESNTSVKQEFNAGLTTFLAMMYIVPVNMLIMSDAGMPKEALLTATAVITIISSIFNGFWANTPVALSVGMGLNAYFTYGLVIGMKIPWQTALGVVCISAIIFVILSFTNFRIWIIKNIPIDLRRAISAGIGAFICFVGLKQMGIIVSSPATLVAIGNVSDPKVFIGVLGLVLIVAFWALKLKAGFILAVVATSTIAWIFGVYQAPNEIFSAPASLSPIFGELDILSALKLSLLPAIITFFITHLFDSIGTLTGVCNRANLFNDHDEEGTKKLAKNLESDAISSVVGSIIGTSTITAFAESASGVETGGRTGLSAVFTGMLFVLTLFLLPLFGSIPPNAIYPILVMVGVLMFSELGKVNYNDPAICVSTFLTVILMPLTYSITVGLSIGFISYFIVKLVLRKWEDINSGIITLTIISFLAFLVTSAPSFFGSLIGIN, encoded by the coding sequence GTGGATTATTTCAAGCTTAAAGAGAGCAACACTTCAGTAAAACAGGAATTTAACGCTGGACTTACAACATTTTTAGCAATGATGTATATAGTACCAGTAAATATGCTAATTATGAGCGACGCAGGTATGCCAAAAGAAGCACTTCTTACGGCTACTGCAGTTATAACGATAATATCTTCTATATTTAATGGATTTTGGGCAAATACTCCAGTTGCGCTAAGCGTAGGCATGGGATTAAACGCATATTTTACTTACGGACTTGTTATAGGTATGAAAATACCTTGGCAAACTGCACTTGGTGTTGTATGCATAAGTGCGATTATATTTGTCATTTTGAGCTTTACTAATTTTCGAATTTGGATTATAAAAAATATCCCTATTGATTTAAGACGTGCTATAAGCGCGGGAATAGGCGCTTTTATCTGCTTTGTAGGACTTAAACAAATGGGTATTATAGTATCTAGTCCTGCAACTTTAGTCGCAATAGGAAACGTATCTGATCCAAAAGTTTTTATAGGTGTATTGGGTCTTGTTTTGATAGTTGCATTTTGGGCTTTAAAATTAAAAGCTGGATTTATACTAGCTGTTGTTGCTACATCGACGATAGCATGGATATTTGGAGTTTATCAAGCACCAAATGAGATATTTTCGGCTCCAGCTTCTTTGTCTCCTATATTTGGCGAACTTGATATATTAAGCGCTCTTAAACTCTCTTTGCTTCCTGCTATCATCACATTTTTTATCACCCACCTTTTTGATTCGATAGGAACTTTAACAGGAGTTTGCAATAGAGCAAATTTATTTAACGATCACGATGAAGAAGGAACTAAAAAACTTGCTAAAAATTTAGAAAGCGACGCTATATCTAGCGTAGTCGGCTCCATAATAGGAACTAGCACGATAACTGCTTTTGCAGAGAGTGCTAGTGGCGTAGAAACAGGCGGAAGAACCGGACTTAGCGCAGTTTTTACCGGAATGCTATTTGTATTAACTCTATTTTTACTACCTTTATTTGGTTCTATACCGCCAAACGCTATTTATCCGATACTTGTTATGGTCGGAGTTCTTATGTTTAGCGAACTAGGAAAAGTAAATTATAACGATCCAGCCATATGTGTATCAACGTTTCTAACTGTCATTTTAATGCCACTTACTTACTCTATAACCGTTGGACTTAGCATAGGTTTTATCTCATATTTTATAGTTAAACTAGTTTTAAGAAAATGGGAGGATATAAACTCAGGTATCATCACGCTAACAATTATAAGTTTTTTAGCATTTTTAGTTACGTCTGCTCCATCGTTTTTTGGTTCGCTTATCGGTATAAATTAA
- a CDS encoding menaquinone biosynthesis protein, SCO4494 family (Pfam match to PF04055.17 Radical_SAM) — translation MNLLDKLQNKKRLEFDEGLMLYDLDLFTLGKYANQIRRDLNSNKVYFNINRHINPTNLCADTCKFCAFSAHRKNDNAYTMTHEEIMKATDESVKNGVKEIHIVSSHNPFVTWEWYLEIFRMIKQKYPFLHIKAMTAAEIDYLKRKHGLSYEETIDKMIEYGVDSMPGGGAEIFDEDIREQICKGKVSSKNWLLIHSLWHKKGRQSNATMLFGHIESRAHRIDHILRIRDLQDKAIKNANSGGFNAFIPLVYQRNNNYLKVDEFLGSAEILKTIAISRILLDNIKHIKAYWATSTLNLAMVAQEFGADDLDGTIENESIQSSAGAKSKHGKSKNEFIELVQTSGFIPVQRDSLYNELQIYN, via the coding sequence ATGAATCTACTAGATAAACTTCAAAACAAAAAGAGGTTAGAATTCGACGAAGGTTTAATGCTATATGATTTAGATCTTTTTACTCTTGGAAAATACGCAAATCAAATAAGACGAGATCTTAACTCTAACAAAGTTTATTTTAACATAAACAGACATATAAACCCAACAAATTTATGTGCAGATACATGCAAATTCTGCGCATTTTCAGCTCATAGGAAAAACGATAACGCCTATACGATGACTCACGAAGAGATAATGAAAGCAACAGATGAATCTGTAAAAAACGGCGTAAAAGAGATACATATCGTATCATCTCACAATCCATTTGTTACTTGGGAATGGTATCTTGAAATTTTTAGAATGATAAAACAAAAATATCCATTTTTGCATATCAAAGCTATGACTGCAGCTGAGATAGACTATCTCAAACGAAAACATGGTCTTAGTTATGAAGAGACCATAGACAAAATGATAGAATACGGAGTAGATTCTATGCCAGGAGGCGGAGCAGAGATATTTGATGAGGATATCAGAGAGCAGATATGCAAAGGTAAAGTAAGTAGTAAAAACTGGCTTTTGATCCACTCTTTATGGCATAAAAAAGGTCGTCAAAGTAATGCTACAATGTTATTTGGTCATATAGAAAGTCGCGCTCATAGAATTGATCACATATTACGAATACGAGATCTGCAAGACAAAGCCATCAAAAATGCTAACTCAGGCGGATTTAACGCTTTTATCCCGCTTGTTTATCAAAGAAATAATAACTACTTAAAAGTAGATGAGTTTCTAGGATCGGCTGAAATTTTAAAAACTATAGCGATCAGCAGGATACTTCTTGATAACATTAAACATATCAAAGCTTATTGGGCGACTTCTACTCTAAATTTAGCAATGGTAGCTCAAGAATTTGGTGCTGATGATCTAGATGGAACTATAGAAAATGAGAGTATCCAAAGTAGCGCCGGAGCAAAAAGTAAGCACGGAAAAAGTAAAAATGAATTTATAGAGCTCGTGCAAACAAGCGGTTTTATCCCTGTACAAAGAGATAGTTTATACAACGAATTACAAATTTATAACTAA
- the glnD gene encoding [protein-PII] uridylyltransferase — MGRVSSIKFLKSKDEDSVLASCKDGVLKCKKALKKQFIKLGGRSFGTYQSKEIDKFFKCAFEATKISYFGEFAPDDEQLPISVIALGSYALSEMSVRSDIDFFISYKNVAGYNVKDIVKSYIKFLKDINLDINPLYYEIDELFDAIKDDLELKTMFYQVRYVCASKQLYKMTKDKVFELKEYKKYDFIKFHLDKLTPFDEIKLLSQKPDIKNGYGGFYDFKRVFWLLNSVDENSPKSHALKFISEKEMSELSLSVDFISSLRSALQISGGDDELKNEYLSEVSSVMQTKEKKMLSAEVLLMVKTLSSMHTIYIYSRYLAKVVFGRFFDSGLNLTQKRVLRLENGFYNINDTIYVPIHKKPKDILNLMRDLLMLPDIDLKFDIGAIFYLKRTIIQKELVEKSLSEFKKLLHRDRSFGILKALLDSELAFLLLKPMEHTRHLAQLDGYHKHSVDEYSLLALYHLENIKDNFIKSLHSDLCADGKILMKLVVLMHDAGKGLVGDHSNIGANIFRAYASKLELPQKAINMGVNLIKNHTIMNNIANTEDIYNQQVILNFISHIGEKQALKLLYILTYCISNATNDGFYNAYNAKLLRELYEIALKSFDNSDENLLDEAARRVKKENLIKKQKEFLELSKDEQNMILSISSNLLFIKYLPSEIIRIFLWAKNCSNISVDIENRDNFSVKIIAKRGWNTTMVLNKLAHLDLAYMEIFELFDSKFFIKLEYNKKADDSEMKNMETLIIGALCDKQKALTTKPLILENEVSFDLNHSKIYAKMNINAKDQRGLMAYILGVFESFDIKVANARIQTIKNRTRNLFLIQKNENLETKYSSIINLITTKN; from the coding sequence ATGGGTAGAGTAAGCAGCATTAAATTTTTAAAATCCAAAGATGAAGATAGCGTACTTGCTAGTTGTAAAGACGGAGTTTTAAAATGTAAAAAAGCTCTTAAAAAGCAGTTTATAAAACTAGGTGGTAGAAGTTTTGGTACTTATCAAAGCAAAGAGATAGATAAATTTTTTAAATGCGCTTTTGAAGCTACCAAGATCAGTTATTTTGGTGAATTTGCTCCAGATGATGAGCAACTTCCTATATCTGTTATAGCGCTTGGAAGTTACGCTTTAAGTGAAATGAGCGTTAGAAGCGATATTGATTTTTTTATATCTTATAAAAATGTAGCAGGTTACAACGTAAAAGATATAGTAAAAAGTTATATCAAATTTCTTAAAGATATAAATTTAGATATAAATCCGTTATATTATGAAATAGACGAGCTTTTTGATGCGATAAAAGATGACTTAGAGCTTAAAACTATGTTTTATCAAGTGCGTTACGTATGCGCATCAAAGCAGCTTTATAAAATGACTAAAGATAAAGTTTTTGAGTTAAAAGAGTACAAAAAATATGATTTTATCAAATTTCATTTAGATAAACTTACTCCGTTTGATGAGATTAAACTATTGAGCCAAAAGCCAGATATCAAAAATGGCTATGGAGGATTTTATGACTTTAAAAGAGTTTTTTGGCTTTTAAATTCTGTTGATGAAAATAGCCCGAAGTCGCACGCGCTTAAATTTATAAGTGAAAAAGAGATGAGTGAGTTAAGCTTAAGTGTTGATTTTATCAGTTCGCTAAGATCAGCTTTGCAGATAAGCGGTGGAGATGATGAGCTGAAAAATGAGTATCTATCTGAAGTGAGCAGTGTTATGCAGACTAAAGAAAAAAAGATGCTCAGCGCTGAAGTTTTGCTTATGGTAAAGACTCTATCGTCTATGCATACGATATATATTTACTCAAGGTATCTTGCTAAAGTTGTTTTTGGTAGATTTTTTGATAGCGGTTTAAATTTGACTCAAAAAAGAGTGCTGAGACTCGAAAATGGATTTTACAATATAAATGATACCATTTACGTTCCGATTCATAAAAAACCAAAAGATATTTTAAATTTAATGAGAGATCTTTTGATGCTTCCAGATATTGATTTGAAATTTGATATAGGAGCGATTTTTTATTTAAAACGTACAATTATCCAAAAAGAGTTAGTGGAAAAATCTTTAAGTGAATTTAAAAAACTATTGCACAGAGATAGAAGTTTTGGTATATTAAAAGCACTTTTAGATAGTGAGCTTGCGTTTTTGCTTTTAAAACCTATGGAGCATACAAGGCATTTAGCTCAACTTGATGGCTATCATAAACATAGCGTTGATGAGTATAGTTTGCTTGCTTTATATCATCTTGAAAATATCAAAGATAACTTTATAAAAAGCCTTCATAGTGATCTTTGCGCAGACGGAAAGATCTTGATGAAGTTAGTAGTTTTGATGCATGATGCTGGAAAAGGATTAGTAGGTGATCACTCAAATATAGGAGCAAATATATTTAGAGCTTACGCTAGCAAGTTAGAACTACCGCAAAAAGCTATAAATATGGGCGTAAATTTAATAAAAAACCATACTATTATGAATAATATCGCAAATACAGAAGATATCTACAATCAGCAAGTTATTTTAAATTTCATCTCTCACATAGGCGAAAAACAAGCTCTTAAGCTGCTTTACATACTTACTTATTGTATAAGTAACGCTACAAACGACGGATTTTACAACGCGTATAACGCAAAGCTTCTTAGAGAGCTCTATGAAATAGCATTAAAAAGTTTTGATAACAGCGATGAGAATTTGCTTGATGAAGCTGCTAGAAGAGTTAAAAAAGAGAATCTTATAAAAAAACAAAAAGAGTTTTTGGAGTTATCTAAAGATGAGCAAAATATGATTCTTTCCATATCTTCAAATTTGCTTTTTATAAAGTACCTTCCAAGCGAGATAATACGTATATTTTTGTGGGCTAAAAACTGCTCTAATATATCAGTAGATATAGAAAATAGAGACAACTTCAGTGTTAAAATCATTGCTAAAAGAGGTTGGAATACAACTATGGTTTTAAATAAATTAGCTCATCTTGATCTTGCGTATATGGAGATTTTCGAGCTTTTTGATAGCAAATTTTTTATAAAACTAGAGTATAATAAAAAAGCAGACGATAGTGAAATGAAAAATATGGAAACTCTCATTATAGGCGCTTTATGCGATAAACAAAAAGCACTTACGACAAAGCCGCTTATTTTGGAAAATGAGGTAAGTTTTGATCTAAATCATTCAAAAATTTATGCTAAAATGAATATAAACGCAAAAGATCAAAGAGGGCTTATGGCGTATATTTTAGGTGTATTTGAGAGTTTTGATATAAAGGTGGCAAATGCTAGAATTCAGACTATAAAAAATAGAACTAGAAATCTGTTTTTGATACAAAAAAATGAAAATTTAGAAACAAAGTATAGTAGTATTATAAATTTAATAACTACCAAAAATTAA
- the glmS gene encoding L-glutamine:D-fructose-6-phosphate aminotransferase (Pfam matches to PF01380.18 SIS, and to PF13522.2 GATase_6, and to PF01380.18 SIS) has translation MCGIVGYIGNKEKKSIIISGLKELEYRGYDSAGMAIMSGNCCNDINYFKSVGKLENLANKMESFTSEGLGVAIGHTRWATHGKPTEINAHPHLGEYSFVIHNGIIENYKELKDELEALGIKFVSQTDTEVIVHLFEYYNKTAKTPFDAYKKTISRLRGAYATLLITKAAYGEVFFAKNAAPLIIAKDADEIYFSSSDAPLVGLAKDAMYLEDGSFGVAKLGEIKLFDKEANELNLSFAPLPKDKGYARKDGFRFFMEKEIYEQSQVITECLMGRIKDDDINLDIKEDLFEGIDEILLCACGTSYHAALSASYLFERISKIRAKVEIASEFRYKDPLLSKKSLFIVISQSGETADTLEALKIAKNAGLKTMAICNVDNSSIVRLAGDVVLTRAGIEKGVASTKAFATQVVCLWLLALKLAKYRKAIDTKTLEAEIKALRNIPSIVHFDTSLQERIHRLAKHYLHGHGFFFIGRDIFYPLALEGALKLKEISYLHAEGYPAGEMKHGPIALADTGLYTIALLPKTLLYEKTKSNVEELAARDAFITAISPLPFELSDDFIQTNLYEHPMSEFFEMMIVLQLFALEISVRLGNDVDMPRNLAKSVTVE, from the coding sequence ATGTGCGGAATAGTAGGCTACATAGGCAACAAAGAAAAAAAATCGATAATAATAAGTGGATTAAAAGAGCTAGAGTACAGAGGTTATGATAGTGCCGGAATGGCTATAATGAGTGGCAATTGCTGTAATGATATAAACTACTTTAAATCTGTTGGAAAACTAGAAAATTTAGCAAATAAAATGGAAAGCTTTACAAGCGAAGGGCTAGGTGTAGCCATAGGTCACACAAGGTGGGCTACTCACGGCAAGCCTACTGAGATAAACGCTCATCCACATCTTGGCGAGTATAGTTTTGTCATACACAACGGTATAATTGAAAATTATAAAGAGCTAAAAGATGAGCTAGAAGCTTTAGGTATCAAATTTGTAAGTCAAACCGATACTGAAGTCATCGTTCATCTTTTTGAATACTATAATAAAACTGCGAAAACTCCATTTGATGCGTATAAAAAAACTATTTCAAGACTAAGGGGAGCTTACGCAACTTTGCTCATCACAAAAGCTGCTTACGGCGAGGTATTTTTTGCTAAAAATGCAGCGCCTCTCATCATAGCTAAAGACGCAGACGAGATATACTTTTCAAGCTCTGACGCACCTCTTGTAGGTCTTGCAAAAGACGCTATGTATCTTGAGGACGGTAGTTTTGGTGTAGCAAAACTAGGTGAGATAAAACTTTTTGATAAAGAAGCAAACGAGCTAAACTTGAGCTTTGCTCCGCTTCCAAAAGATAAAGGTTATGCTAGAAAAGATGGTTTTAGATTTTTTATGGAAAAAGAAATTTATGAGCAAAGCCAAGTTATCACAGAATGTTTAATGGGTAGGATAAAAGATGATGATATAAACTTAGATATAAAAGAAGATCTATTTGAGGGCATAGACGAGATACTTCTTTGTGCTTGTGGAACTAGCTATCACGCCGCGCTTAGCGCTAGTTATCTATTTGAGAGAATTTCAAAGATAAGGGCTAAAGTAGAGATCGCAAGTGAGTTTAGATATAAAGATCCGCTTTTAAGTAAGAAGTCGCTTTTTATCGTTATATCTCAAAGCGGAGAGACTGCAGATACGCTTGAGGCGCTTAAAATAGCTAAAAATGCGGGGCTTAAAACTATGGCGATTTGCAATGTAGATAACTCAAGTATAGTCAGACTTGCTGGTGATGTTGTCTTAACTAGAGCAGGTATAGAAAAAGGCGTAGCTAGTACAAAAGCATTTGCTACTCAAGTAGTTTGCCTATGGCTTTTGGCTTTAAAACTTGCAAAATACAGAAAAGCTATAGATACAAAAACATTAGAAGCTGAGATAAAAGCGCTTAGAAATATCCCTAGTATCGTGCATTTTGATACAAGCTTGCAAGAGAGAATTCACCGTTTAGCTAAGCATTATTTGCACGGTCACGGATTTTTCTTTATCGGTAGAGATATATTTTATCCGCTTGCTCTTGAGGGCGCTTTGAAACTAAAAGAGATAAGCTATCTACACGCAGAAGGTTATCCAGCTGGTGAGATGAAGCACGGTCCTATCGCTCTAGCAGACACGGGGCTTTATACTATAGCTTTACTACCAAAAACTCTGCTTTATGAAAAGACGAAGTCAAATGTCGAAGAGTTGGCTGCTAGAGACGCATTTATAACAGCTATCAGTCCGTTACCATTTGAACTTAGCGATGATTTTATCCAGACAAATTTGTATGAGCATCCTATGAGCGAATTTTTTGAGATGATGATAGTTTTACAGCTTTTTGCTTTAGAAATTTCAGTACGTTTAGGAAATGACGTAGATATGCCAAGAAACCTTGCAAAGAGCGTTACTGTTGAGTAG
- the fdhT gene encoding formate dehydrogenase biogenesis protein FdhT (Pfam matches to PF04143.10 Sulf_transp, and to PF04143.10 Sulf_transp) yields MLNLLNSFKQKYIVNFWDVGKAMIALAILSAVYFGIFGGVWAVTGEMTRWGGEFLELFGMDLSSYSYYKMQNLNGTPLTRFEGIMLIGMFLGASIAAFMANKVKFRLPVSGIRVFQAIVGGILSGFGARLAFGCNLANFFTGLPYFSLHTWLFALFMVIGIYCAVQVGKLKVFRPKVVLERCGINGKGIEHDKGRANRHFAYGAIILVFSIIWLIYLFMNVPSFDLKVKASILPLALIFGVAFGFIISKGQVCFTSCFRDLFLFGRDTAAKGAFFGMIIATLIVFVFMLNGYHAKVVSFSPAVAAGAFLFGFGIVFAGGCECGWTYRATEGQMHFLIVGIANFVGTAILALNYDHFPDWFKDGPKINLLDALGSLGGLTLNLSLFVAALLLVIFYKRRFFAKGKY; encoded by the coding sequence ATGCTTAATCTTCTTAACTCTTTTAAACAAAAATATATCGTAAATTTTTGGGATGTTGGCAAGGCTATGATAGCGCTTGCTATTTTAAGTGCTGTTTATTTCGGAATTTTTGGTGGCGTTTGGGCGGTCACTGGTGAGATGACGCGCTGGGGAGGCGAGTTTTTAGAACTTTTTGGTATGGATTTATCGAGCTATTCATACTATAAAATGCAAAATTTAAATGGCACTCCGCTCACTCGTTTTGAGGGCATTATGCTTATCGGAATGTTTTTGGGCGCTTCGATCGCTGCTTTTATGGCAAATAAAGTTAAATTTAGACTTCCAGTAAGTGGTATTCGTGTATTCCAAGCTATAGTTGGCGGGATACTTTCTGGATTTGGTGCAAGACTTGCATTTGGTTGTAATTTAGCTAATTTTTTCACCGGACTTCCGTATTTTTCGCTTCATACGTGGCTGTTTGCTCTGTTTATGGTGATAGGAATTTATTGCGCTGTGCAAGTAGGTAAGCTCAAAGTTTTCCGTCCAAAAGTCGTGCTGGAGAGATGCGGGATAAATGGTAAAGGCATAGAACACGATAAGGGTAGGGCAAATAGACATTTTGCTTATGGCGCTATTATACTTGTTTTTTCTATCATTTGGTTGATTTATCTTTTTATGAACGTACCAAGCTTTGATCTTAAAGTAAAAGCAAGTATTTTACCGCTTGCTTTGATATTTGGTGTTGCTTTTGGTTTTATCATCTCAAAAGGACAGGTCTGCTTTACATCTTGTTTTAGAGATCTGTTTTTGTTCGGTCGTGATACGGCTGCAAAAGGCGCATTTTTTGGTATGATAATAGCGACTTTGATCGTTTTTGTGTTTATGCTAAATGGTTATCACGCTAAAGTAGTAAGCTTTAGTCCGGCGGTGGCTGCGGGAGCATTTTTGTTTGGTTTTGGTATCGTTTTTGCAGGAGGTTGTGAGTGCGGCTGGACATACAGAGCTACTGAGGGGCAAATGCATTTTTTGATAGTAGGTATAGCAAACTTTGTGGGAACTGCTATCTTAGCGCTTAATTACGATCATTTTCCAGACTGGTTTAAAGACGGTCCAAAGATAAATTTACTTGATGCTTTGGGCTCTCTTGGCGGTTTGACTTTAAACTTAAGTCTATTTGTGGCAGCACTTTTACTTGTCATATTTTATAAAAGACGCTTTTTTGCAAAAGGAAAATACTAA
- the fdhU gene encoding formate dehydrogenase biogenesis protein FdhU (Pfam match to PF01206.13 TusA), with protein MKNYEITYTLDIQGEACPMPAVATLEVLPTMKSGEVLEVLCDCPQAINSIPVDARNRGFEVLSIEQDGPTLRFIIRKP; from the coding sequence ATGAAAAATTATGAGATAACTTATACTCTTGATATACAAGGTGAAGCTTGTCCGATGCCTGCAGTTGCGACGCTTGAAGTGTTGCCAACTATGAAAAGTGGTGAGGTTTTAGAAGTGCTTTGTGACTGCCCGCAGGCGATAAACTCTATCCCTGTTGATGCAAGAAACCGCGGTTTTGAAGTTTTATCAATAGAGCAAGACGGTCCGACTCTTAGATTTATCATAAGAAAACCATAG